One window of Bos indicus isolate NIAB-ARS_2022 breed Sahiwal x Tharparkar chromosome 18, NIAB-ARS_B.indTharparkar_mat_pri_1.0, whole genome shotgun sequence genomic DNA carries:
- the POLD1 gene encoding DNA polymerase delta catalytic subunit isoform X3 — protein MDGKRRPGPGPGVPPKRARGGLWDEDEAYRPSQFEEELALMEEMEAERRLQEQEEEELQSALEAADGQFSPTAIDARWLRPPPPALDPQMEPLIFQQLEIDHYVAPARPLPGAPPPSQDSVPILRAFGVTDEGVSVCCHIHGFAPYFYTPAPPGFGPEHLSELQRELSAAISRDQRGGKELTGPAVLAVELCSRESMFGYHGHGPSPFLRITLALPRLMAPARRLLEQGIRLAGLGTPSFAPYEANVDFEIRFMVDTDIVGCNWLELPAGKYILRPEGKATLCQLEADVLWSDVISHPPEGEWQRIAPLRVLSFDIECAGRKGIFPEPERDPVIQICSLGLRWGEPEPFLRLALTLRPCAPILGAKVQSYEREEDLLQAWSTFIRIMDPDVITGYNIQNFDLPYLISRAQTLKVPGFPLLGRVIGLRSNIRESSFQSRQTGRRDSKVVSMVGRVQMDMLQVLLREYKLRSYTLNAVSFHFLGEQKEDVQHSIITDLQNGNDQTRRRLAVYCLKDAFLPLRLLERLMVLVNAMEMARVTGVPLGYLLSRGQQVKVVSQLLRQAMRQGLLMPVVKTEGGEDYTGATVIEPLKGYYDVPIATLDFSSLYPSIMMAHNLCYTTLLRPGAAQKLGLTEDQFIKTPTGDEFVKASVRKGLLPQILENLLSARKRAKAELAKETDPLRRQVLDGRQLALKSVTGFGRQMIEKTKQLVETKYTVENGYSTSAKVVYGDTDSVMCRFGVSSVAEAMALGREAADWVSGHFPSPIRLEFEKVYFPYLLISKKRYAGLLFSSRPDAHDRMDCKGLEAVRRDNCPLVANLVTASLRRLLIDRDPSGAVAHAQDVISDLLCNRIDISQLVITKELTRAAADYAGKQAHVELAERMRKRDPGSAPSLGDRVPYVIISAAKGVAAYMKSEDPLFVLEHSLPIDTQYYLEQQLAKPLLRIFEPILGEGRAEAVLLRGDHTRCKTVLTGKVGGLLAFAKRRNCCIGCRTVLSHQGAVCKFCQPRESELYQKEVSHLSALEERFSRLWTQCQRCQGSLHEDVICTSRDCPIFYMRKKVRKDLEDQERLLRRFGPPGPEAW, from the exons ATGGATGGTAAGCGGCGACCAGGCCCGGGGCCTGGGGTGCCCCCAAAGCGGGCCCGTGGGGGCCTCTGGGATGAGGATGAGGCATACCGGCCCTCGCAGTTCGAGGAGGAGCTGGCGCTGATGGAGGAGATGGAAGCAGAGCGCAGGctgcaggagcaggaggaggaggagctgcagTCGGCCCTGGAGGCAGCGGACG GGCAATTCTCCCCAACGGCCATAGATGCCCGCTGGCTTCGGCCCCCCCCGCCCGCCTTGGACCCCCAGATGGAGCCTCTCATCTTCCAGCAGTTGGAGATCGACCATTACGTGG ccccagcgcGGCCCCTGCCTGGGGCGCCCCCGCCATCCCAGGACTCAGTTCCCATCCTCCGCGCCTTCGGGGTCACCGACGAGGGGGTCTCCGTCTGCTGCCACATCCATGGCTTTGCACCCTACTTCTACACCCCAGCGCCCCCTG GTTTTGGACCTGAGCACCTGAGCGAGCTGCAGCGGGAGCTGAGTGCAGCCATCAGCCGGGACCAGCGCGGGGGCAAGGAGCTCACCGGGCCGGCCGTGCTGGCGGTAGAGCTGTGCTCCCGGGAGA GCATGTTCGGGTACCATGGGCACGGCCCCTCCCCGTTTCTGCGTATCACCTTGGCACTGCCCCGCCTCATGGCACCTGCCCGCCGCCTCCTGGAGCAGGGCATCCGCCTGGCCGGCCTCGGCACCCCCAGCTTTGCGCCCTACGAGGCCAACGTTGACTTTGAGATCCG GTTCATGGTGGACACGGACATCGTGGGCTGCAACTGGCTGGAGCTCCCAGCCGGGAAATACATCCTGAGGCCGGAGGGGAAG GCCACTCTGTGTCAGCTGGAGGCCGACGTGCTGTGGTCAGACGTGATCAGCCACCCGCCGGAAGGAGAGTGGCAGCGAATCGCCCCTCTGCGCGTGCTCAGCTTCGACATCGAGTGCGCTGGTCGCAAAG GCATCTTCCCTGAGCCCGAGCGGGACCCCGTGATCCAGATCTGCTCACTGGGCCTGCGCTGGGGCGAGCCGGAGCCCTTCCTGCGCCTGGCGCTCACCCTGCGGCCCTGCGCCCCCATCCTGGGCGCCAAGGTGCAGAGCTATGAGCGGGAGGAGGACCTGCTCCAG GCCTGGTCGACCTTCATCCGCATCATGGATCCCGATGTGATCACCGGCTACAATATCCAGAACTTTGACCTTCCCTACCTCATCTCCCGGGCCCAGACCCTCAAG GTGCCAGGCTTCCCCTTGCTGGGCCGTGTGATTGGCCTCCGCTCCAACATCCGGGAGTCGTCCTTCCAGTCCAGGCAGACTGGCCGGCGGGACAGCAAGGTGGTCAGCATGGTGGGCCGCGTGCAGATGGACATGCTGCAG GTGCTGCTGCGGGAGTACAAGCTCCGGTCCTACACGCTCAATGCCGTGAGCTTCCACTTCCTGGGCGAGCAGAAGGAGGACGTGCAGCACAGCATCATCACAGACCTGCAG AACGGTAACGACCAGACGCGCCGCCGCCTGGCCGTGTACTGCCTCAAGGACGCCTTCCTGCCCCTGCGGCTGCTGGAGCGGCTCATGGTGCTGGTGAACGCCATGGAGATGGCGCGCGTCACCGGCGTGCCCCTCGGCTACCTGCTCAGCCGCGGCCAGCAGGTCAAGGTCGTGTCCCAGCTGCTGCGACAG GCCATGCGCCAGGGGCTGTTGATGCCCGTGGTGAAGACGGAGGGTGGTGAGGACTATACCGGGGCCACGGTCATCGAGCCGCTGAAAGG GTACTACGACGTTCCCATCGCCACCTTGGACTTCTCCTCGCTGTACCCGTCCATCATGATGGCCCACAACCTGTGCTACACCACACTCCTGCGGCCCGGGGCCGCCCAGAAACTGGG CCTGACCGAGGATCAGTTCATCAAGACGCCCACGGGGGACGAGTTTGTGAAGGCATCGGTGCGGAAGGGGCTGCTCCCCCAGATCCTGGAAAACCTGCTCAGCGCCCGGAAGAG gGCCAAGGCCGAGCTGGCCAAGGAGACAGACCCCCTACGGCGGCAAGTGTTGGACGGGCGCCAGCTGGCGCTGAAA AGTGTCACCGGGTTCGGGCGCCAGATGATTGAGAAGACAAAGCAGCTTGTGGAGACCAAGTACACGGTGGAAAACGGCTACAGCACCAGCGCCAAG GTGGTGTATGGTGACACAGACTCGGTCATGTGCCGCTTCGGCGTCTCATCCGTGGCTGAGGCGATGGCTTTGGGACGGGAGGCTGCAGACTGGGTGTCCGGCCACTTCCCCTCGCCCATCCGGCTAGAGTTTGAGAAA GTCTACTTCCCCTACCTGCTCATCAGCAAGAAGCGTTACGCAGGCCTGCTCTTCTCCTCCCGGCCGGACGCCcacgaccgcatggactgcaagGGCCTGGAGGCCGTGCGCAGGGACAACTGCCCCCTGGTGGCCAACCTCGTCACCGCCTCGCTGCGCCGCCTGCTCATCGACCG AGACCCCTCGGGCGCCGTGGCTCATGCACAGGACGTCATCTCCGATCTGCTGTGTAATCGCATTGACATCTCGCAGCTGGTCATTACCAAGGAGCTGACTCGCGCTGCCGCCGATTACGCGGGCAAGCAGGCCCACGTGGAGCTGGCCGAGAG GATGAGGAAGCGGGACCCCGGGAGCGCGCCCAGCCTGGGCGACCGCGTCCCCTACGTGATCATCAGCGCTGCCAAGGGCGTGGCCGCCTACATGAAGTCCGAG GACCCCCTGTTCGTACTGGAGCACAGCCTGCCCATCGACACGCAGTACTACCTGGAGCAGCAGCTCGCCAAGCCGCTCCTGCGCATCTTCGAGCCCATCCTGGGCGAGGGCCGTGCCGAGGCTGTGCTGCTGc GCGGGGACCATACTCGCTGCAAGACGGTGCTCACGGGGAAGGTGGGCGGCCTCCTGGCCTTCGCCAAACGCCGGAACTGCTGCATCGGCTGCCGCACTGTCCTCAGCCACCAGG GAGCCGTGTGCAAGTTCTGCCAGCCTCGGGAGTCAGAGCTGTACCAGAAGGAG GTGTCCCACCTGAGTGCCCTGGAGGAGCGATTCTCACGCCTGTGGACGCAGTGCCAGCGCTGCCAGGGCAGCCTGCACGAGGACGTCATCTGCACCAG CCGGGACTGTCCCATCTTCTACATGCGCAAGAAGGTGCGGAAGGACCTGGAGGACCAGGAGCGGCTGCTGCGGCGCTTTGGACCCCCCGGCCCAGAGGCTTGGTGA
- the POLD1 gene encoding DNA polymerase delta catalytic subunit isoform X1, producing the protein MDGKRRPGPGPGVPPKRARGGLWDEDEAYRPSQFEEELALMEEMEAERRLQEQEEEELQSALEAADGQFSPTAIDARWLRPPPPALDPQMEPLIFQQLEIDHYVAPARPLPGAPPPSQDSVPILRAFGVTDEGVSVCCHIHGFAPYFYTPAPPGFGPEHLSELQRELSAAISRDQRGGKELTGPAVLAVELCSRESMFGYHGHGPSPFLRITLALPRLMAPARRLLEQGIRLAGLGTPSFAPYEANVDFEIRFMVDTDIVGCNWLELPAGKYILRPEGKATLCQLEADVLWSDVISHPPEGEWQRIAPLRVLSFDIECAGRKGIFPEPERDPVIQICSLGLRWGEPEPFLRLALTLRPCAPILGAKVQSYEREEDLLQAWSTFIRIMDPDVITGYNIQNFDLPYLISRAQTLKVPGFPLLGRVIGLRSNIRESSFQSRQTGRRDSKVVSMVGRVQMDMLQVLLREYKLRSYTLNAVSFHFLGEQKEDVQHSIITDLQNGNDQTRRRLAVYCLKDAFLPLRLLERLMVLVNAMEMARVTGVPLGYLLSRGQQVKVVSQLLRQAMRQGLLMPVVKTEGGEDYTGATVIEPLKGYYDVPIATLDFSSLYPSIMMAHNLCYTTLLRPGAAQKLGLTEDQFIKTPTGDEFVKASVRKGLLPQILENLLSARKRAKAELAKETDPLRRQVLDGRQLALKVSANSVYGFTGAQVGRLPCLEISQSVTGFGRQMIEKTKQLVETKYTVENGYSTSAKVVYGDTDSVMCRFGVSSVAEAMALGREAADWVSGHFPSPIRLEFEKVYFPYLLISKKRYAGLLFSSRPDAHDRMDCKGLEAVRRDNCPLVANLVTASLRRLLIDRDPSGAVAHAQDVISDLLCNRIDISQLVITKELTRAAADYAGKQAHVELAERMRKRDPGSAPSLGDRVPYVIISAAKGVAAYMKSEDPLFVLEHSLPIDTQYYLEQQLAKPLLRIFEPILGEGRAEAVLLRGDHTRCKTVLTGKVGGLLAFAKRRNCCIGCRTVLSHQGAVCKFCQPRESELYQKEVSHLSALEERFSRLWTQCQRCQGSLHEDVICTSRDCPIFYMRKKVRKDLEDQERLLRRFGPPGPEAW; encoded by the exons ATGGATGGTAAGCGGCGACCAGGCCCGGGGCCTGGGGTGCCCCCAAAGCGGGCCCGTGGGGGCCTCTGGGATGAGGATGAGGCATACCGGCCCTCGCAGTTCGAGGAGGAGCTGGCGCTGATGGAGGAGATGGAAGCAGAGCGCAGGctgcaggagcaggaggaggaggagctgcagTCGGCCCTGGAGGCAGCGGACG GGCAATTCTCCCCAACGGCCATAGATGCCCGCTGGCTTCGGCCCCCCCCGCCCGCCTTGGACCCCCAGATGGAGCCTCTCATCTTCCAGCAGTTGGAGATCGACCATTACGTGG ccccagcgcGGCCCCTGCCTGGGGCGCCCCCGCCATCCCAGGACTCAGTTCCCATCCTCCGCGCCTTCGGGGTCACCGACGAGGGGGTCTCCGTCTGCTGCCACATCCATGGCTTTGCACCCTACTTCTACACCCCAGCGCCCCCTG GTTTTGGACCTGAGCACCTGAGCGAGCTGCAGCGGGAGCTGAGTGCAGCCATCAGCCGGGACCAGCGCGGGGGCAAGGAGCTCACCGGGCCGGCCGTGCTGGCGGTAGAGCTGTGCTCCCGGGAGA GCATGTTCGGGTACCATGGGCACGGCCCCTCCCCGTTTCTGCGTATCACCTTGGCACTGCCCCGCCTCATGGCACCTGCCCGCCGCCTCCTGGAGCAGGGCATCCGCCTGGCCGGCCTCGGCACCCCCAGCTTTGCGCCCTACGAGGCCAACGTTGACTTTGAGATCCG GTTCATGGTGGACACGGACATCGTGGGCTGCAACTGGCTGGAGCTCCCAGCCGGGAAATACATCCTGAGGCCGGAGGGGAAG GCCACTCTGTGTCAGCTGGAGGCCGACGTGCTGTGGTCAGACGTGATCAGCCACCCGCCGGAAGGAGAGTGGCAGCGAATCGCCCCTCTGCGCGTGCTCAGCTTCGACATCGAGTGCGCTGGTCGCAAAG GCATCTTCCCTGAGCCCGAGCGGGACCCCGTGATCCAGATCTGCTCACTGGGCCTGCGCTGGGGCGAGCCGGAGCCCTTCCTGCGCCTGGCGCTCACCCTGCGGCCCTGCGCCCCCATCCTGGGCGCCAAGGTGCAGAGCTATGAGCGGGAGGAGGACCTGCTCCAG GCCTGGTCGACCTTCATCCGCATCATGGATCCCGATGTGATCACCGGCTACAATATCCAGAACTTTGACCTTCCCTACCTCATCTCCCGGGCCCAGACCCTCAAG GTGCCAGGCTTCCCCTTGCTGGGCCGTGTGATTGGCCTCCGCTCCAACATCCGGGAGTCGTCCTTCCAGTCCAGGCAGACTGGCCGGCGGGACAGCAAGGTGGTCAGCATGGTGGGCCGCGTGCAGATGGACATGCTGCAG GTGCTGCTGCGGGAGTACAAGCTCCGGTCCTACACGCTCAATGCCGTGAGCTTCCACTTCCTGGGCGAGCAGAAGGAGGACGTGCAGCACAGCATCATCACAGACCTGCAG AACGGTAACGACCAGACGCGCCGCCGCCTGGCCGTGTACTGCCTCAAGGACGCCTTCCTGCCCCTGCGGCTGCTGGAGCGGCTCATGGTGCTGGTGAACGCCATGGAGATGGCGCGCGTCACCGGCGTGCCCCTCGGCTACCTGCTCAGCCGCGGCCAGCAGGTCAAGGTCGTGTCCCAGCTGCTGCGACAG GCCATGCGCCAGGGGCTGTTGATGCCCGTGGTGAAGACGGAGGGTGGTGAGGACTATACCGGGGCCACGGTCATCGAGCCGCTGAAAGG GTACTACGACGTTCCCATCGCCACCTTGGACTTCTCCTCGCTGTACCCGTCCATCATGATGGCCCACAACCTGTGCTACACCACACTCCTGCGGCCCGGGGCCGCCCAGAAACTGGG CCTGACCGAGGATCAGTTCATCAAGACGCCCACGGGGGACGAGTTTGTGAAGGCATCGGTGCGGAAGGGGCTGCTCCCCCAGATCCTGGAAAACCTGCTCAGCGCCCGGAAGAG gGCCAAGGCCGAGCTGGCCAAGGAGACAGACCCCCTACGGCGGCAAGTGTTGGACGGGCGCCAGCTGGCGCTGAAAGTGAGTGCTAACTCTGTGTACGGCTTCACTGGCGCCCAGGTGGGCAGGCTCCCGTGCCTGGAAATCTCACAG AGTGTCACCGGGTTCGGGCGCCAGATGATTGAGAAGACAAAGCAGCTTGTGGAGACCAAGTACACGGTGGAAAACGGCTACAGCACCAGCGCCAAG GTGGTGTATGGTGACACAGACTCGGTCATGTGCCGCTTCGGCGTCTCATCCGTGGCTGAGGCGATGGCTTTGGGACGGGAGGCTGCAGACTGGGTGTCCGGCCACTTCCCCTCGCCCATCCGGCTAGAGTTTGAGAAA GTCTACTTCCCCTACCTGCTCATCAGCAAGAAGCGTTACGCAGGCCTGCTCTTCTCCTCCCGGCCGGACGCCcacgaccgcatggactgcaagGGCCTGGAGGCCGTGCGCAGGGACAACTGCCCCCTGGTGGCCAACCTCGTCACCGCCTCGCTGCGCCGCCTGCTCATCGACCG AGACCCCTCGGGCGCCGTGGCTCATGCACAGGACGTCATCTCCGATCTGCTGTGTAATCGCATTGACATCTCGCAGCTGGTCATTACCAAGGAGCTGACTCGCGCTGCCGCCGATTACGCGGGCAAGCAGGCCCACGTGGAGCTGGCCGAGAG GATGAGGAAGCGGGACCCCGGGAGCGCGCCCAGCCTGGGCGACCGCGTCCCCTACGTGATCATCAGCGCTGCCAAGGGCGTGGCCGCCTACATGAAGTCCGAG GACCCCCTGTTCGTACTGGAGCACAGCCTGCCCATCGACACGCAGTACTACCTGGAGCAGCAGCTCGCCAAGCCGCTCCTGCGCATCTTCGAGCCCATCCTGGGCGAGGGCCGTGCCGAGGCTGTGCTGCTGc GCGGGGACCATACTCGCTGCAAGACGGTGCTCACGGGGAAGGTGGGCGGCCTCCTGGCCTTCGCCAAACGCCGGAACTGCTGCATCGGCTGCCGCACTGTCCTCAGCCACCAGG GAGCCGTGTGCAAGTTCTGCCAGCCTCGGGAGTCAGAGCTGTACCAGAAGGAG GTGTCCCACCTGAGTGCCCTGGAGGAGCGATTCTCACGCCTGTGGACGCAGTGCCAGCGCTGCCAGGGCAGCCTGCACGAGGACGTCATCTGCACCAG CCGGGACTGTCCCATCTTCTACATGCGCAAGAAGGTGCGGAAGGACCTGGAGGACCAGGAGCGGCTGCTGCGGCGCTTTGGACCCCCCGGCCCAGAGGCTTGGTGA
- the POLD1 gene encoding DNA polymerase delta catalytic subunit isoform X2, with protein MDGKRRPGPGPGVPPKRARGGLWDEDEAYRPSQFEEELALMEEMEAERRLQEQEEEELQSALEAADGQFSPTAIDARWLRPPPPALDPQMEPLIFQQLEIDHYVAPARPLPGAPPPSQDSVPILRAFGVTDEGVSVCCHIHGFAPYFYTPAPPGFGPEHLSELQRELSAAISRDQRGGKELTGPAVLAVELCSRESMFGYHGHGPSPFLRITLALPRLMAPARRLLEQGIRLAGLGTPSFAPYEANVDFEIRFMVDTDIVGCNWLELPAGKYILRPEGKATLCQLEADVLWSDVISHPPEGEWQRIAPLRVLSFDIECAGRKGIFPEPERDPVIQICSLGLRWGEPEPFLRLALTLRPCAPILGAKAWSTFIRIMDPDVITGYNIQNFDLPYLISRAQTLKVPGFPLLGRVIGLRSNIRESSFQSRQTGRRDSKVVSMVGRVQMDMLQVLLREYKLRSYTLNAVSFHFLGEQKEDVQHSIITDLQNGNDQTRRRLAVYCLKDAFLPLRLLERLMVLVNAMEMARVTGVPLGYLLSRGQQVKVVSQLLRQAMRQGLLMPVVKTEGGEDYTGATVIEPLKGYYDVPIATLDFSSLYPSIMMAHNLCYTTLLRPGAAQKLGLTEDQFIKTPTGDEFVKASVRKGLLPQILENLLSARKRAKAELAKETDPLRRQVLDGRQLALKVSANSVYGFTGAQVGRLPCLEISQSVTGFGRQMIEKTKQLVETKYTVENGYSTSAKVVYGDTDSVMCRFGVSSVAEAMALGREAADWVSGHFPSPIRLEFEKVYFPYLLISKKRYAGLLFSSRPDAHDRMDCKGLEAVRRDNCPLVANLVTASLRRLLIDRDPSGAVAHAQDVISDLLCNRIDISQLVITKELTRAAADYAGKQAHVELAERMRKRDPGSAPSLGDRVPYVIISAAKGVAAYMKSEDPLFVLEHSLPIDTQYYLEQQLAKPLLRIFEPILGEGRAEAVLLRGDHTRCKTVLTGKVGGLLAFAKRRNCCIGCRTVLSHQGAVCKFCQPRESELYQKEVSHLSALEERFSRLWTQCQRCQGSLHEDVICTSRDCPIFYMRKKVRKDLEDQERLLRRFGPPGPEAW; from the exons ATGGATGGTAAGCGGCGACCAGGCCCGGGGCCTGGGGTGCCCCCAAAGCGGGCCCGTGGGGGCCTCTGGGATGAGGATGAGGCATACCGGCCCTCGCAGTTCGAGGAGGAGCTGGCGCTGATGGAGGAGATGGAAGCAGAGCGCAGGctgcaggagcaggaggaggaggagctgcagTCGGCCCTGGAGGCAGCGGACG GGCAATTCTCCCCAACGGCCATAGATGCCCGCTGGCTTCGGCCCCCCCCGCCCGCCTTGGACCCCCAGATGGAGCCTCTCATCTTCCAGCAGTTGGAGATCGACCATTACGTGG ccccagcgcGGCCCCTGCCTGGGGCGCCCCCGCCATCCCAGGACTCAGTTCCCATCCTCCGCGCCTTCGGGGTCACCGACGAGGGGGTCTCCGTCTGCTGCCACATCCATGGCTTTGCACCCTACTTCTACACCCCAGCGCCCCCTG GTTTTGGACCTGAGCACCTGAGCGAGCTGCAGCGGGAGCTGAGTGCAGCCATCAGCCGGGACCAGCGCGGGGGCAAGGAGCTCACCGGGCCGGCCGTGCTGGCGGTAGAGCTGTGCTCCCGGGAGA GCATGTTCGGGTACCATGGGCACGGCCCCTCCCCGTTTCTGCGTATCACCTTGGCACTGCCCCGCCTCATGGCACCTGCCCGCCGCCTCCTGGAGCAGGGCATCCGCCTGGCCGGCCTCGGCACCCCCAGCTTTGCGCCCTACGAGGCCAACGTTGACTTTGAGATCCG GTTCATGGTGGACACGGACATCGTGGGCTGCAACTGGCTGGAGCTCCCAGCCGGGAAATACATCCTGAGGCCGGAGGGGAAG GCCACTCTGTGTCAGCTGGAGGCCGACGTGCTGTGGTCAGACGTGATCAGCCACCCGCCGGAAGGAGAGTGGCAGCGAATCGCCCCTCTGCGCGTGCTCAGCTTCGACATCGAGTGCGCTGGTCGCAAAG GCATCTTCCCTGAGCCCGAGCGGGACCCCGTGATCCAGATCTGCTCACTGGGCCTGCGCTGGGGCGAGCCGGAGCCCTTCCTGCGCCTGGCGCTCACCCTGCGGCCCTGCGCCCCCATCCTGGGCGCCAAG GCCTGGTCGACCTTCATCCGCATCATGGATCCCGATGTGATCACCGGCTACAATATCCAGAACTTTGACCTTCCCTACCTCATCTCCCGGGCCCAGACCCTCAAG GTGCCAGGCTTCCCCTTGCTGGGCCGTGTGATTGGCCTCCGCTCCAACATCCGGGAGTCGTCCTTCCAGTCCAGGCAGACTGGCCGGCGGGACAGCAAGGTGGTCAGCATGGTGGGCCGCGTGCAGATGGACATGCTGCAG GTGCTGCTGCGGGAGTACAAGCTCCGGTCCTACACGCTCAATGCCGTGAGCTTCCACTTCCTGGGCGAGCAGAAGGAGGACGTGCAGCACAGCATCATCACAGACCTGCAG AACGGTAACGACCAGACGCGCCGCCGCCTGGCCGTGTACTGCCTCAAGGACGCCTTCCTGCCCCTGCGGCTGCTGGAGCGGCTCATGGTGCTGGTGAACGCCATGGAGATGGCGCGCGTCACCGGCGTGCCCCTCGGCTACCTGCTCAGCCGCGGCCAGCAGGTCAAGGTCGTGTCCCAGCTGCTGCGACAG GCCATGCGCCAGGGGCTGTTGATGCCCGTGGTGAAGACGGAGGGTGGTGAGGACTATACCGGGGCCACGGTCATCGAGCCGCTGAAAGG GTACTACGACGTTCCCATCGCCACCTTGGACTTCTCCTCGCTGTACCCGTCCATCATGATGGCCCACAACCTGTGCTACACCACACTCCTGCGGCCCGGGGCCGCCCAGAAACTGGG CCTGACCGAGGATCAGTTCATCAAGACGCCCACGGGGGACGAGTTTGTGAAGGCATCGGTGCGGAAGGGGCTGCTCCCCCAGATCCTGGAAAACCTGCTCAGCGCCCGGAAGAG gGCCAAGGCCGAGCTGGCCAAGGAGACAGACCCCCTACGGCGGCAAGTGTTGGACGGGCGCCAGCTGGCGCTGAAAGTGAGTGCTAACTCTGTGTACGGCTTCACTGGCGCCCAGGTGGGCAGGCTCCCGTGCCTGGAAATCTCACAG AGTGTCACCGGGTTCGGGCGCCAGATGATTGAGAAGACAAAGCAGCTTGTGGAGACCAAGTACACGGTGGAAAACGGCTACAGCACCAGCGCCAAG GTGGTGTATGGTGACACAGACTCGGTCATGTGCCGCTTCGGCGTCTCATCCGTGGCTGAGGCGATGGCTTTGGGACGGGAGGCTGCAGACTGGGTGTCCGGCCACTTCCCCTCGCCCATCCGGCTAGAGTTTGAGAAA GTCTACTTCCCCTACCTGCTCATCAGCAAGAAGCGTTACGCAGGCCTGCTCTTCTCCTCCCGGCCGGACGCCcacgaccgcatggactgcaagGGCCTGGAGGCCGTGCGCAGGGACAACTGCCCCCTGGTGGCCAACCTCGTCACCGCCTCGCTGCGCCGCCTGCTCATCGACCG AGACCCCTCGGGCGCCGTGGCTCATGCACAGGACGTCATCTCCGATCTGCTGTGTAATCGCATTGACATCTCGCAGCTGGTCATTACCAAGGAGCTGACTCGCGCTGCCGCCGATTACGCGGGCAAGCAGGCCCACGTGGAGCTGGCCGAGAG GATGAGGAAGCGGGACCCCGGGAGCGCGCCCAGCCTGGGCGACCGCGTCCCCTACGTGATCATCAGCGCTGCCAAGGGCGTGGCCGCCTACATGAAGTCCGAG GACCCCCTGTTCGTACTGGAGCACAGCCTGCCCATCGACACGCAGTACTACCTGGAGCAGCAGCTCGCCAAGCCGCTCCTGCGCATCTTCGAGCCCATCCTGGGCGAGGGCCGTGCCGAGGCTGTGCTGCTGc GCGGGGACCATACTCGCTGCAAGACGGTGCTCACGGGGAAGGTGGGCGGCCTCCTGGCCTTCGCCAAACGCCGGAACTGCTGCATCGGCTGCCGCACTGTCCTCAGCCACCAGG GAGCCGTGTGCAAGTTCTGCCAGCCTCGGGAGTCAGAGCTGTACCAGAAGGAG GTGTCCCACCTGAGTGCCCTGGAGGAGCGATTCTCACGCCTGTGGACGCAGTGCCAGCGCTGCCAGGGCAGCCTGCACGAGGACGTCATCTGCACCAG CCGGGACTGTCCCATCTTCTACATGCGCAAGAAGGTGCGGAAGGACCTGGAGGACCAGGAGCGGCTGCTGCGGCGCTTTGGACCCCCCGGCCCAGAGGCTTGGTGA